In a single window of the Saccharothrix australiensis genome:
- a CDS encoding response regulator — translation MNDSLSVVDVLLVEDDPGDALMTQEAFEHHKIRNQLHVVRDGVEALEFLRREGGHADAPRPGLILLDLNLPKMDGREVLAEVKADASLRTIPVVVLTTSEAEEDILRSYNLHANAYVTKPVDFDRFIEVVRQIDDFFVTVVKLPRT, via the coding sequence ATGAATGACTCGCTGAGCGTGGTCGACGTGCTGCTGGTCGAGGACGATCCGGGCGACGCGCTGATGACGCAGGAGGCGTTCGAGCACCACAAGATCCGCAACCAGCTCCACGTGGTGCGGGACGGTGTCGAGGCGCTGGAGTTCCTGCGGCGGGAGGGCGGGCACGCCGACGCGCCCCGGCCCGGCCTGATCCTGCTCGACCTGAACCTGCCGAAGATGGACGGGCGCGAGGTGCTGGCGGAGGTCAAGGCGGACGCGAGCCTGCGCACCATCCCGGTGGTCGTGCTGACCACGTCGGAGGCGGAGGAGGACATCCTGCGCAGCTACAACCTGCACGCGAACGCCTACGTCACCAAGCCGGTCGACTTCGACCGGTTCATCGAGGTCGTGCGGCAGATCGACGACTTCTTCGTGACGGTCGTGAAGCTGCCCCGCACCTGA
- a CDS encoding GNAT family N-acetyltransferase, which translates to MAVTVSDNAEASRFEVFLDGERAGFAEYALEPGRITFTHTEVAVEGKGLASALVEQALADVRERGLVVVPRCPFVRGYLEKHPELAEVADR; encoded by the coding sequence GTGGCCGTGACCGTGTCCGACAACGCCGAGGCGTCGCGTTTCGAGGTCTTCCTGGACGGTGAGCGGGCCGGGTTCGCCGAGTACGCGCTGGAACCCGGCCGGATCACGTTCACGCACACCGAGGTGGCCGTCGAGGGCAAGGGGCTGGCGAGCGCGCTGGTCGAGCAGGCGCTGGCCGACGTGCGGGAACGGGGCCTGGTGGTCGTCCCGCGGTGCCCGTTCGTGCGCGGCTACCTGGAGAAGCACCCCGAACTGGCCGAGGTCGCCGACCGCTAG
- a CDS encoding LLM class flavin-dependent oxidoreductase — MDVYLLILGDHLPEPNSGRVVSEAERLRAIVEQAVVAEEAGFTGVAIGEHHFTRYIVSAPELLLATIAERTSTLRLSTGVTLLAHHDPVRVAEELAMLDVLSGGRTELIVARGVSQRTDVAFGVQDDLRARFDENLRLLLRLLEEPHVTWTGRFRSPLVDVTTRPRPLQRPRPPVWIGSGSAVSTDLAVELALPLMLPSTLRDPNTHRAVVGRYRAAMGGGGRVALPSHVFVAPTASAARETWRPHLAAYARFADRWRGDGDVDVAALMEGAAVCGDPAEVTDRLNALGKLLGLDAQLVMVDIGGLPHSAVLDTIRLFGAEVLPGLEP; from the coding sequence ATGGACGTCTACCTGCTGATCCTCGGCGACCACCTGCCGGAGCCGAACTCGGGCCGCGTGGTCAGCGAGGCCGAGCGCCTGCGCGCGATCGTGGAACAGGCCGTCGTCGCCGAGGAGGCGGGCTTCACCGGGGTGGCGATCGGCGAGCACCACTTCACGAGGTACATCGTCAGCGCGCCGGAACTGCTGCTGGCGACCATCGCGGAGCGCACGTCGACGCTGCGCCTCTCGACCGGCGTCACCCTGCTCGCCCACCACGACCCGGTCCGGGTGGCCGAGGAGCTGGCGATGCTCGACGTCCTGTCCGGCGGGCGGACGGAGCTGATCGTCGCCCGCGGCGTGTCGCAGCGCACCGACGTGGCCTTCGGCGTCCAGGACGACCTGCGGGCGCGGTTCGACGAGAACCTGCGCCTCCTGCTGCGCCTGCTGGAGGAGCCGCACGTGACGTGGACGGGCCGCTTCCGCAGCCCGCTGGTCGACGTCACCACGAGACCGCGACCGCTCCAGCGGCCCAGGCCGCCGGTGTGGATCGGCAGCGGCTCGGCCGTCTCGACCGACCTGGCGGTCGAGCTGGCGCTGCCCCTGATGCTGCCCAGCACGCTGCGCGACCCGAACACGCACCGGGCCGTCGTGGGGCGCTACCGCGCCGCGATGGGCGGCGGCGGTCGGGTGGCCCTGCCCAGCCACGTGTTCGTCGCGCCGACGGCGTCGGCGGCGCGGGAGACGTGGCGACCGCACCTGGCGGCGTACGCGCGCTTCGCCGACCGCTGGCGGGGTGACGGCGACGTGGACGTGGCGGCCCTGATGGAGGGCGCGGCCGTGTGCGGCGACCCGGCGGAGGTCACCGACCGGCTCAACGCGCTGGGCAAGCTCCTCGGGCTCGACGCGCAGCTGGTGATGGTCGACATCGGTGGTCTGCCGCACTCGGCCGTGCTGGACACGATCCGGCTGTTCGGGGCCGAGGTGCTGCCCGGCCTCGAACCGTGA
- a CDS encoding HelD family protein, which translates to MATGELSTEQQRISSLYDRLDRERAAAKAALDAALRDPHERRVHREVAVRTWSEQLGRLKVAEEGLCFGRTDHTDGSRRYIGRIGLSDPADDYRPLLTDWRAPVARPFYTATGAHPEGLTRRRHFRTRGRRLEGFHDDELGLADAALREALDAPRGGTMRDIVATIQAEQDEVIRLDHRGVLVVEGGPGTGKTAVALHRVAYLLYTRRERLARQGVLVVGPNAGFLRYIGDVLPSLGETDVVFAAPGELFPGVRAVREDTLELRGLKGGLAAVDLLREAVADRQELPERPIPVELEDVTVHVDASAALYARDRARASGLRHNEARQVFHDALADALVEPALALIGPDWAELADDVRRELGDSPDLRRAVDALWPPLTPRRLLADLYEGRCFAVGYPELYRADGSAWTVSDVPLLDEAAELLGTSDEAERAAERERAEQVEYARGVLEVVDTDPELHEDELRAVDLVDAEWLADRHEARDHRTTAERAAADREWTYGHVVVDEAQELSEMEWRVLMRRSPNRSMTVVGDLAQRQAEAGARSWDAVLSPYVGDRWVHRRLTVNYRTPAAVMDYAASSLALVDPSAEQPVSVRRGESPVEMEVDDLAVVWRLCAESGTFAVIGVDGGLSPREAKGLEFDTVVVVEPERMTAAERYVAFTRATQRLVVVRLKR; encoded by the coding sequence GTGGCAACAGGGGAATTGTCCACGGAACAGCAGCGGATTTCTTCCCTCTACGACCGGCTCGATCGGGAGAGGGCCGCCGCGAAAGCGGCCCTCGACGCCGCCCTGCGCGACCCGCACGAGCGGCGGGTGCACCGCGAAGTGGCCGTGCGGACGTGGTCCGAGCAGCTCGGCAGGCTGAAGGTGGCGGAGGAGGGCCTGTGCTTCGGCCGCACCGACCACACCGACGGCAGCCGTCGGTACATCGGCCGGATCGGGTTGTCCGACCCCGCCGACGACTACCGGCCGCTGCTCACCGACTGGCGGGCGCCGGTCGCCCGGCCGTTCTACACGGCGACCGGCGCGCACCCGGAGGGGCTCACCCGGCGGCGGCACTTCCGCACCCGCGGCCGGCGGCTGGAGGGCTTCCACGACGACGAGCTGGGACTGGCCGACGCCGCGCTGCGGGAGGCGCTGGACGCGCCGCGCGGCGGGACGATGCGCGACATCGTCGCGACCATCCAGGCCGAGCAGGACGAGGTGATCCGGCTCGACCACCGCGGCGTGCTGGTGGTGGAGGGCGGTCCCGGCACCGGCAAGACCGCCGTCGCCCTGCACCGCGTCGCCTACCTGCTCTACACGCGGCGGGAACGCCTGGCGCGGCAGGGCGTCCTCGTCGTCGGGCCCAACGCGGGCTTCCTGCGCTACATCGGGGACGTCCTGCCGTCGCTGGGCGAGACCGACGTCGTGTTCGCGGCACCCGGCGAGCTGTTCCCCGGCGTCCGCGCCGTCCGGGAGGACACGCTGGAACTGCGGGGCCTCAAGGGCGGCCTGGCCGCGGTGGACCTGCTCCGCGAGGCCGTCGCGGACCGCCAGGAGCTGCCGGAACGCCCGATCCCGGTCGAACTGGAGGACGTCACCGTGCACGTCGACGCGTCGGCGGCCCTGTACGCGCGCGACCGGGCGCGGGCCAGTGGGCTGCGGCACAACGAGGCCCGGCAGGTGTTCCACGACGCCCTGGCGGACGCGCTCGTCGAGCCCGCCCTCGCGCTGATCGGGCCGGACTGGGCGGAGCTGGCCGACGACGTGCGGCGCGAGCTGGGCGACAGCCCCGACCTGCGCCGGGCGGTCGACGCGCTGTGGCCGCCGCTGACCCCGCGCCGGCTGCTGGCCGACCTGTACGAGGGCCGGTGCTTCGCCGTCGGCTACCCCGAGCTGTACCGGGCGGACGGCAGCGCGTGGACCGTCTCCGACGTGCCGCTGCTGGACGAGGCGGCCGAGCTGCTGGGCACGTCCGACGAGGCCGAGCGGGCGGCCGAGCGCGAGCGCGCCGAGCAGGTCGAGTACGCGCGCGGCGTGCTGGAGGTCGTCGACACCGACCCCGAGCTGCACGAGGACGAGCTGCGCGCCGTGGACCTGGTCGACGCGGAGTGGCTGGCCGACCGCCACGAGGCCCGCGACCACCGGACCACGGCGGAGCGCGCCGCGGCGGACCGGGAGTGGACCTACGGGCACGTGGTGGTGGACGAGGCGCAGGAGCTGTCCGAGATGGAGTGGCGGGTGCTGATGCGCCGCAGCCCGAACCGCTCCATGACCGTCGTCGGCGACCTGGCCCAGCGCCAGGCGGAAGCAGGCGCCCGCTCGTGGGATGCGGTGCTGTCGCCCTACGTGGGCGACCGGTGGGTCCACCGGCGGCTGACCGTCAACTACCGGACGCCCGCGGCCGTCATGGACTACGCGGCGTCGTCGTTGGCGCTGGTCGACCCGTCGGCGGAGCAACCCGTCTCGGTGCGGCGGGGCGAGTCGCCGGTGGAGATGGAGGTGGACGACCTGGCGGTGGTGTGGCGGCTGTGCGCGGAGTCGGGCACGTTCGCGGTGATCGGCGTCGACGGCGGGCTGTCGCCGCGGGAGGCGAAGGGGCTGGAGTTCGACACCGTGGTCGTGGTGGAGCCGGAGCGGATGACGGCGGCGGAGCGCTACGTCGCCTTCACCCGCGCCACGCAGCGGCTGGTGGTGGTGCGGCTCAAGCGCTGA
- a CDS encoding ABC transporter ATP-binding protein — protein sequence MTTRLHAEDLTLAYDERVVAAGLDVAVPDGSFTVIVGPNACGKSTLLKALARMLKPRSGAVYLDGEAISSYRSKEVARRLGLLAQSSIAPGGITVGELVARGRYPHQRLLRQWSLEDEEATARAMRLTNVQDLAGRVVDELSGGQRQRVWLALVLAQQTSILLLDEPTTFLDIAHQIEVLDLCAELHEDGHTLVAVLHDLNQACRYATHLIAMKPGEGIVAQGRPADIVTAELVEDVFGLPCRVIADPETDTPLVVPLRRQRVAVGSASRVG from the coding sequence ATGACGACCCGACTGCACGCCGAGGACCTGACGCTGGCCTACGACGAGCGGGTGGTCGCCGCGGGGCTGGACGTGGCGGTCCCGGACGGGTCGTTCACGGTCATCGTGGGCCCCAACGCGTGCGGCAAGTCGACCTTGCTCAAGGCGCTGGCGCGGATGCTGAAGCCGCGCTCGGGCGCGGTGTACCTCGACGGCGAGGCGATCTCGTCCTACCGCTCCAAGGAGGTCGCGCGGCGGCTCGGCCTGCTGGCCCAGTCGTCCATCGCGCCCGGCGGCATCACGGTCGGCGAGCTGGTCGCCCGCGGCCGGTACCCGCACCAGCGGCTGCTGCGGCAGTGGTCCCTGGAGGACGAGGAGGCCACCGCGCGGGCCATGCGCCTGACCAACGTGCAGGACCTCGCGGGCCGGGTGGTCGACGAGCTGTCCGGCGGGCAGCGGCAGCGCGTGTGGCTGGCCCTGGTGCTCGCCCAGCAGACGTCGATCCTGCTGCTGGACGAGCCGACCACGTTCCTCGACATCGCGCACCAGATCGAGGTGCTGGACCTGTGCGCCGAGCTGCACGAGGACGGGCACACGCTGGTCGCGGTGCTGCACGACCTGAACCAGGCGTGCCGCTACGCCACCCACCTCATCGCCATGAAGCCGGGCGAGGGCATCGTCGCGCAGGGCCGCCCCGCCGACATCGTGACGGCGGAACTGGTCGAGGACGTGTTCGGCCTGCCGTGCCGGGTGATCGCCGACCCCGAGACGGACACGCCGCTCGTCGTGCCCCTGCGGCGGCAGCGGGTCGCGGTGGGGTCCGCGAGCCGCGTCGGCTGA
- a CDS encoding MbtH family protein, which produces MTNPFDDTEGRFHVLVNDEGQHSLWPSFAEIPAGWRAVFGPGAREAAVAYVEEHWTDLRPLSVRD; this is translated from the coding sequence ATGACCAACCCGTTCGACGACACCGAAGGCCGGTTCCACGTGCTGGTCAACGACGAGGGGCAGCACTCGCTGTGGCCGTCCTTCGCCGAGATCCCCGCCGGCTGGCGGGCGGTGTTCGGCCCCGGCGCGCGCGAGGCCGCCGTGGCCTACGTGGAGGAGCACTGGACCGACCTGCGCCCGCTGAGCGTGCGCGACTGA
- a CDS encoding lysine N(6)-hydroxylase/L-ornithine N(5)-oxygenase family protein, protein MPQPPVFDLLGVGFGPSNLAMAIAVTEHNAAARPEDVVTTHFLERQPRFGWHRGMLLDDATMQVSFLKDLVTLRNPTSTFSFLNYLHGRGRLVDFINHKNLFPLRVEFHDYFEWAAEQVDDLVSYGHEVVGVRPVFEGDAVTHFDVSSRASTGEVEVRRARNLVVATGLRARLPDGVAQSDRVWHNSDFLQRVGSLENPARLVVVGAGQSGAEVTAFLHERFRDAEVCAVFARYGYSPADDSSFANRIFDPEAVDDFYAAPEPVKRQLMDYHGNTNYAVVDNDLIAELYRRVYREKVLGTTRLRLFNTSCVTDLADGPDGVRVTVESLATGARTVLDADAIVYATGYHEADPTPLLGELSARCPRDERGRLRVGRDYRLETDDDVVGGIYLQGGTEHTHGISSSLLSNTSVRVGEILQSVLGRREPSLPAQPAYAISASHPG, encoded by the coding sequence ATGCCACAGCCACCTGTCTTCGACCTCCTCGGCGTCGGCTTCGGACCATCGAACCTCGCGATGGCGATCGCGGTCACCGAGCACAACGCCGCTGCCCGCCCCGAAGACGTGGTGACCACCCACTTCCTGGAGCGGCAGCCCCGATTCGGCTGGCACCGCGGCATGTTGCTCGACGACGCCACCATGCAGGTCTCCTTCCTCAAGGACCTGGTGACGCTGCGCAACCCCACCAGCACCTTCAGCTTCCTGAACTACCTGCACGGCCGGGGCCGGCTGGTCGACTTCATCAACCACAAGAACCTCTTCCCGCTGCGCGTGGAGTTCCACGACTACTTCGAGTGGGCCGCCGAGCAGGTCGACGACCTGGTGTCCTACGGCCACGAGGTGGTCGGCGTGCGCCCGGTGTTCGAGGGCGACGCGGTGACCCACTTCGACGTGTCGTCGCGCGCGTCCACCGGGGAGGTCGAGGTGCGGCGGGCGCGCAACCTGGTCGTGGCCACGGGCCTGCGGGCCCGGCTGCCCGACGGCGTCGCGCAGTCGGACCGCGTGTGGCACAACAGCGACTTCCTCCAGCGCGTCGGAAGCCTGGAGAACCCAGCGCGGCTGGTGGTCGTCGGCGCGGGCCAGAGCGGCGCGGAGGTGACCGCGTTCCTGCACGAGCGGTTCCGCGACGCCGAGGTGTGCGCGGTGTTCGCGCGGTACGGCTACAGCCCGGCCGACGACAGCTCGTTCGCGAACCGGATCTTCGACCCGGAGGCGGTCGACGACTTCTACGCCGCGCCCGAGCCGGTCAAGCGGCAGCTCATGGACTACCACGGCAACACCAACTACGCGGTGGTGGACAACGACCTCATCGCCGAGCTGTACCGGCGGGTGTACCGGGAGAAGGTCCTCGGCACGACGCGGCTCCGGCTGTTCAACACGTCCTGCGTGACGGACCTGGCGGACGGTCCGGACGGCGTGCGGGTGACCGTCGAGTCGCTGGCCACCGGCGCGCGGACGGTCCTGGACGCGGACGCGATCGTCTACGCCACCGGCTACCACGAGGCCGATCCGACGCCGCTGCTCGGCGAGCTGTCCGCCCGGTGCCCGCGCGACGAGCGCGGTCGCCTGCGCGTCGGCCGCGACTACCGGCTGGAGACCGACGACGACGTGGTGGGCGGCATCTACCTCCAGGGCGGCACCGAGCACACGCACGGCATCTCCTCGTCGTTGCTGTCCAACACCTCCGTGCGGGTGGGCGAAATCCTCCAGTCGGTGCTCGGGCGGCGCGAACCCTCGTTGCCGGCGCAGCCCGCGTACGCGATCAGCGCCTCCCACCCGGGGTAG
- a CDS encoding MOSC domain-containing protein, whose protein sequence is MGIVEAVSRSAEYTFTKPNAGVVRLLAGLGVEGDAHAGELVKHRSRVRRDPTRPNLRQVHLMHAELHDELNALGFSVTPGGLGENITTRGVDLLGLSAGTLLRLGAEAVVEVTGLRNPCPQIDAYQDGLLKHVVGRDDEGNVVRRAGIMSVVVVSGDVRPGDGIRVEPPAGPHVPMGPV, encoded by the coding sequence ATGGGCATCGTGGAGGCCGTGAGCCGGAGCGCCGAGTACACCTTCACCAAGCCGAACGCGGGCGTCGTCCGGCTCCTCGCCGGCCTCGGCGTCGAGGGCGACGCGCACGCGGGCGAACTGGTGAAGCACCGTTCGCGCGTGCGCCGCGACCCGACGCGGCCGAACCTGCGCCAGGTGCACCTGATGCACGCCGAACTGCACGACGAGCTGAACGCCCTGGGCTTCTCCGTCACCCCCGGCGGGCTCGGGGAGAACATCACCACGCGCGGCGTCGACCTGCTCGGGCTGTCGGCCGGGACCCTGCTGCGGCTGGGCGCGGAGGCGGTCGTGGAGGTGACCGGGCTGCGCAACCCGTGCCCGCAGATCGACGCCTACCAGGACGGGCTGCTCAAGCACGTCGTCGGGCGGGACGACGAGGGGAACGTGGTGCGCAGGGCCGGGATCATGTCGGTCGTGGTGGTCAGCGGCGACGTGCGGCCGGGCGACGGGATCCGGGTCGAGCCGCCCGCCGGTCCCCACGTCCCGATGGGCCCGGTGTAG
- a CDS encoding SDR family NAD(P)-dependent oxidoreductase, with the protein MDLTGTVALVTGASGGIGAGVARRFARAGAAVVGHAFRGEVEGAGLVVRGDLTDEGECSRVVREAAAWRGRLDAVVNCAGVQPVRDLAELTAADWREVVDANVLAAFSCTRAAAEVMRSTGGSVTHIASIEGSRPAHGHAHYSASKAALIMFARSAALEYGRHGIRVNTVSPGLVDRPGLAEAWPEGVARWRAAAPLGRLGTPDDVGDACVFLASPVASWITGHDLVVDGGVGAHPTW; encoded by the coding sequence GTGGACCTCACGGGCACCGTCGCGCTCGTGACCGGGGCGAGCGGTGGCATCGGCGCCGGTGTCGCGCGGCGGTTCGCCCGCGCCGGCGCCGCCGTGGTCGGCCACGCGTTCCGGGGCGAGGTCGAGGGCGCCGGGCTGGTGGTGCGGGGCGACCTGACCGACGAGGGCGAGTGCTCCCGAGTGGTGCGCGAGGCGGCGGCGTGGCGCGGTCGGCTGGACGCGGTGGTGAACTGCGCCGGGGTGCAGCCGGTGCGGGACCTGGCCGAGCTGACCGCCGCCGACTGGCGCGAGGTGGTGGACGCGAACGTGCTCGCCGCGTTCTCCTGCACCAGGGCCGCCGCCGAGGTGATGCGGTCGACCGGCGGTTCGGTCACGCACATCGCGTCGATCGAGGGCAGCCGGCCCGCGCACGGGCACGCGCACTACAGCGCGTCGAAGGCGGCTCTGATCATGTTCGCGCGGTCGGCGGCGCTGGAGTACGGGCGGCACGGCATCCGGGTGAACACCGTGTCACCGGGCCTGGTGGACCGGCCGGGCCTGGCGGAAGCCTGGCCGGAGGGCGTGGCGCGGTGGCGGGCCGCCGCGCCGCTGGGCAGGCTCGGCACGCCGGACGACGTGGGCGACGCGTGCGTGTTCCTGGCGTCCCCGGTGGCCTCGTGGATCACCGGCCACGACCTGGTGGTCGACGGCGGGGTGGGCGCGCACCCGACGTGGTGA
- the pcaC gene encoding 4-carboxymuconolactone decarboxylase, producing the protein MTSGYDEGMRVRREVLGDEHVDRAVARTDGFTADFQELITRYAWGSIWTRPGLDRRTRSCVTLAMLATLGHDGELAMHVRAALRNGLSRDEIKEVLLQVAVYAGVPAANRAFAIAQPILAEPDATG; encoded by the coding sequence GTGACGAGCGGTTACGACGAGGGCATGCGGGTTCGCCGCGAGGTCCTGGGCGACGAGCACGTGGACCGGGCCGTGGCGCGGACCGACGGGTTCACCGCCGACTTCCAGGAGCTGATCACGCGCTACGCGTGGGGCTCGATCTGGACGCGGCCCGGCCTGGACCGGCGGACGCGGTCGTGCGTGACGCTGGCGATGCTCGCGACCCTGGGCCACGACGGCGAGCTGGCGATGCACGTGCGGGCCGCGCTGCGCAACGGCCTGAGCCGGGACGAGATCAAGGAGGTGCTGCTCCAGGTCGCGGTCTACGCGGGTGTCCCGGCGGCGAACCGGGCGTTCGCGATCGCCCAGCCGATCCTGGCGGAGCCCGACGCGACCGGGTGA
- the pcaD gene encoding 3-oxoadipate enol-lactonase yields the protein MRLHYELSGPEGAPVVVLGNSLGTTTALWEPQVAELRQRFRVLRYDHRGHGGSPAAPGPYRIDDLGDDVLELLDALGLDRVSYCGVSMGAMVGMWLAGHAPERVERLVLCCTTAAYPDGRPWLERAAAVRRSGTGSIAAQVVSRWFTPALRSRSPETVAAFEAMLSGVDDEGYAGCCEALSSLDLRSVLPAIEAPTAVVAGALDEATPTACLRDIAEAIPKAELFVVEAAHLANVEAADTVAEILRRHL from the coding sequence GTGAGGCTGCACTACGAGTTGAGCGGACCGGAGGGCGCGCCGGTCGTCGTGCTCGGCAACTCGCTGGGCACGACGACGGCCCTGTGGGAGCCGCAGGTGGCGGAGCTGCGGCAGCGGTTCCGCGTGCTGCGCTACGACCACCGCGGCCACGGCGGCAGCCCGGCCGCGCCCGGTCCGTACCGGATCGACGACCTCGGCGACGACGTGCTGGAACTGCTGGACGCCCTCGGCCTCGACCGCGTGTCGTACTGCGGCGTGTCGATGGGCGCGATGGTCGGGATGTGGCTGGCCGGCCACGCGCCCGAGCGCGTCGAGCGGCTCGTGCTGTGCTGCACCACCGCCGCGTACCCGGACGGGCGGCCGTGGCTGGAGCGCGCGGCGGCGGTGCGGCGGTCCGGCACGGGCTCGATCGCGGCGCAGGTCGTGAGCCGCTGGTTCACACCCGCCCTGCGGTCGCGGTCGCCGGAGACGGTCGCGGCGTTCGAGGCGATGCTGTCCGGTGTGGACGACGAGGGCTACGCGGGGTGCTGCGAGGCGCTGTCGTCCCTCGACCTGCGGTCCGTGCTGCCCGCGATCGAGGCGCCGACGGCCGTGGTGGCGGGCGCGCTGGACGAGGCGACCCCGACCGCGTGCCTGCGCGACATCGCCGAGGCCATCCCGAAGGCCGAGCTGTTCGTGGTCGAGGCCGCCCACCTGGCCAACGTCGAGGCGGCCGACACCGTGGCCGAGATCCTGCGGAGGCACCTGTGA